The nucleotide window atgaaataaaattaatatcctaTAATTAgatatatcattaaatataaaaatattaagatgattgTCATAAATTatgattctgatttttttttaatgaaaaatagttgtaatttagatgtgtttattgttttttatggaaaaatttATCTTCGTTCTcaataaattaatacttttctaatttttcattgaaaaaaactagaaaattaagaaaaggaaaactgaaattaaaaaaaaaaacaattttttattttgttgtcagTGAAGAGACACTGAACTTCGTTAATTTTTGCACCCTTTTAATTGGTTTTAGATTAATCATCAACAGAAGTTGCCGGTTCTTGGAAATTAGTTGGGAATTTTCGAAAGAAGCAGTACACAACCCCAAGGCGATGATGAAATTTAACTACATACCTGGAGCTGTGTAGCCGTAGGTGCCAGCAAATAATGTCCAATTCGATGAGTCAGGCATTAAGAGCCTAGCCGAGCCAAAGTCAGAGACATGAGCCTCATATTCCGAATCCAAGAGAACATTGTTGCTTGAAATGTCTCGATGAATTATCGGAGGTGAGCAATCATGGTGCATGTAGGATAAAGCATTGGCCACCCCTTTGACAAGATTTAGCCTTTTAACCCAATCCATCTCTTCTGCTTGTTCCTCGTTCTTCAGTACATTCCTTAAGCTTCCCCTTTCCACAAATTCATATACCAAGAATGAGTGTTTGGCATGTGAGCAGAAACCATACAGCTTGACAATGTTTCGATGCCGTATGCCCATTAAGACATCAATCTCGCTTCTGAAAGCTCTCAAGCTGATCTTCTCAACTTCTGGTGTCTGGTGAAATTTCTTCACAGCAAGCACTTGTTCTGTTGGAAGCACAGCTTTGTAAACTACTCCGTACCCTCCTTCACCAATGCAATGTTTGGAGTTGAATCCCTCTGTAGCCTCTATGATGTTCTCATACTTCAGTTCCCATTCAGGGCTCCATTTTGCGATAACATTTTTGCTCTGTGCTTCATATAACCTTTTCCTCTTTGTGCCTTGGCAAACAATAAAGAAACATCCAACGAGGACCAACAAACTGCCCAGCAGAGGAAGTACAATCAGAAGGACAACTTTGTTGCCCTTTTTATGCACAGTTCTGTTTTTTATGAGAACATCACAAGCCTCCAAACCAGTAGCATTGCCACAGAGGTTGGTGTTGTTGCGAATTGCTTCAAATGATGCCTCACGAAAAGCTTTGATATCTGGAAGGGGACCCTCTAACTTGTTATAGGACACATCCACATCTGTGAGGCCTTGCAATCTAATAAAACTGGTTGGAATGAAACCAGACAGCATGTTATGGGAGAGTTTCAATACCTCTAGCATCAGCAGGTGTCCAAGCTCCGGTGCTATGCCTCCTGTCAGGGAATTCCAACTGAGATCAAGACTATGAAGAGACTGTAAAAGCCCCATCTCAGCAGGAATACTGCCTGTGAATCTATTCTTGCTCACATTCAAGAATATCAGTTCTGAGCACTTGCCAAGCTGTTTGAGAATTATTGCACTAAAATTGTTTGCAGCCAGGCCAAGCTTTTGAAGACTAGATAACGCTGTGACATCAAAAGGTATATCACCTGAAAGTTGGTTATCATTGAGTGTAAGTTCAATCAGCTTCAACTTTCCCAATTCCTTAGGAATTCTCCCAACTATTTGATTTGATGAGAGATCAAGAGCTTGAAGATGAGTTGTCTTTCCAAGCTCAACTGGAATTTCACCAGAGATTCTGTTACCAGAGATTCTCAAGGCTGTCAGATTGCGAAACTGCTGCCATTTCCATGAAAGTTCCCCGTACAATTCATTATCACTCAAATCTATATAGTTCAGATGGGTGTATGTGCCAAAAGCTTCAGATATGTTGTCACTAAGTTGGTTGTTATAAAGAAAAAGTCTTATCAGGCTAGAGcaatttttcaaggtttttgGGATAGCTCCAGTGAAATGATTATCAGCCGCAGAGAAATTTTGAAGTAACCCACCAAGGCACACATCTTGCGGTAGATGTCCACTAAATCTATTAGAATATATCTGTAACGAAATTAAATGTGTAAGATTGTTCAATTCTAGAGGAATGgggccaaaaaaaaagttttcctGAAGATGAAGCTTAGATAAGCTTCTTAAATTTCCTAAAGATGGAGGAATTCTACCTGTTAGATTATTAGATGCCAAGTTTGTAGCGATAAAAGATGATGTCAAGTTTCCCATAGAAGCTGGTATTGTGCCAGTGAGATGATTTCCATGCAAATTAATGTCAAAGAGAAATCTCAGGTTTCCTACTTCGGCAGGGATGGAACCGGACAGTTCATTATTGTATAGGAAAATATATTGCAGGTTGCTCATGTTTCCTATAGAAGCTGGTATTATGCCACTGAGACTATTATTAGGCAACATAAGGTGAATGAGAGATCTGAGGTTTCCTACTTCCACAGGAATGGGACCAGAGAATCTGTTCctgtcaaaataaatatattccaaGTTGCTCAAGTTTCCTATAGACGCAGGGATGGGGCCATTCATGGAGTTGGAAAGAAGCGAAAATTTTGTGAGGCTTTTCAGTGAGCTAATTTCAGATGGAATATTTCCGGTTATTTTGTTGTATGACAAATCAAGGATAGTGATCTTGGAAAGATTACTAATATGTGAAGGAATGGTCCCGTAGAGTGAGTTTTCGCTAAGGTCGAGCTTGACCAGATTGGGAAAGGATGAGAATCTGAGATTATGAATTGTACCTGACAAACTAGAACCTGGAAGACTTAAGTTGGTGACGCTGCCAGACTTGTCGCAGCTGATTCCAAACCAGTTGCAAGGGCTGTCTCCAGCCCACGAAGACAGGAAAGATTGGCTTTGGTTGTCGAGGTTGGCTTTCCATTCTAGAAGAGCCTCCGCTTCCTTCAATCCTTCACCTTTAGCAGGAGAAGTGATGGAGGCAGCATAACAAAGCAATAAAGGTGTGAGAAAGAGCAAGATTTTGGGAGCCATATGGCCTTGGTGGTATTTCTAACAAgaatgaatataaattaaaaaacacttgcgCTTAAGCTGCATTTATAGGACTGCGCGGTTACAGTAGGACAGGAAATTTCCATCAATTCTAGCGGTAAGAAAACTCCTATCATAGTTATCATATCCGTACCGGTCTAACCCGGTTCAAAATTCAAGTTgtaaatttttcatattaattctaaaataatattattaagatttttttaaatgcaattatattattttagataaaataatatatatttttaaagttgatcTAATTAAATCAATCAGGTCTATCaaatttaactaaattaatttttaaaataatctaaaataaaatttaattcaagttaagttcaatcaataaattatcaaatcgaTCTGCCAAGCAAAAGCCAGGTTTAATGTCTGTGATTACTACTGTTACACATTTAGGAGAGTAGAATTTTCAATTTCCCTTGAGGTCTTTCTCAATTAAAACAAACTGTTGAATATTCAGCTTCCTTGGACAGTGGTCAGCCAGCCATTCTTGACTGGagtttacttttctttctttttttcccctcttatCTTAAAagtccatttttttttggtattttaataagCGAGAGTTGGCAGGTGAAGTCAAAGGGTATTTTGTGAATGTTAGTTGCTAGTTCAGTACTGTCATGGATCAAAGGCAGAAAATAGACTGCACTGACCCCTTCTTCttccgggtttttttttttttttgtaattttataattattatttgatttacaTTTTGAGTGCAGCTCTGCCTTGTTCCTCTAGATTATGTCCAAGATTATCAAGTTTAAATAGAAATGTCACCATCTTGTGGtactaaatatttgttttaacaaGCTAATTATTTGAGTTATATAATAGTCATTGCAATCTaaccatttaataattttaacacTCTTGAGCACGTTATTAAATACActaaacatttataaaattatttctccTTCAGTATGATCCATACATTCAGTTGTTAAGCATCCACTTGGGTATATAAAGTAACATCTTTGTGTATATACTCTCGGCTTTCTACAAATCGCCccctttataatttattttattttctctacaGTAGATTTTGTTTCCTCCAGCTAGTTTTGTTATAAGCTATACAAATCAGGATATTTaacaaatgattaaaaaaattaaattttaaatatctaaGAATTTGACTTGagattattaaaaacaaaaatgtaggCACTTCAGCAAAgattttataatctattttgatttataatattCACTTACTGTACATTCAAAAACCCTCCAATAAGAAAAAGGGAAAGGTGTAAACTTTACCCAATAattatatttcttcaatttctttagtTTATTAGATTATTCTAGGTATTTGaactttaaaacaaatttacacAAGTTATAACCATGGCCATTGTTTAACATCCACAGCACCACAACAGAGAGCCTCGTTGCTATCACAATCGCATCCACATCCCTGAACAAAATGCTGTCTAAAACCCTAAGCAATATCGAGTCTCGGTAAATAGAAACAAAGACATTGGATTTAGATAACTTTTTTTCCAAGAGAAATGGAGCTCAAATATCTTGAAATGCTGATCAACAGACTGAGAAATTGTTAGGCTTCAGCCTCAACAAGTTAATACTAGAAaggaataagagaaaagaagaattagaacaagaagactaagaagaagaagaagaggagttgATACAGAAATTGTTACTTCATTCATTCTCCCTCCCACTAATCCCAAACAGTCTTATTTATATCTTGAAGATAACTGACTTGCCTCTAAGAAATCAAACTAACCACGTTGAACTCTCACAGAAGacattaatttatatgattagGGGCAGTACGGCTAcgaagaagataaaaacaaagaatttatgACATTTACATAATGCCAACCTTGTCTGCTagattaacaattatatataactGATGATTGATGAGATGCTCATAATTTATCAACCCTCATGACCCTGCAATTGTTTACCGTTTTCTACTTGTACATTAACGGCCCAGATCTTGACACGGCAAACCGCGGTAGTGGACTCGGACCTGTGCTCCCTGAAGTTGAGCCTTCAACAAATTTAACTTTTCTGCTTGAACTATAATCCAAAGGCCCGGAGCGGCGAACATTTCGATGTTTACCATCTGTGCCGCGCAGGCTTCCACTATCCATATCATAAAGGTGTTCCTGGCTATGGGATGATGATCCCTTAAAAAAACCTGATTCGTTGCCGCTATGCTGTGGAGTTGAGTCCCCACGAGGATGCTTTGCTGCAGGAGAGGCGTGAGATAGTGATATGGCAGGTGAATGGTGGGGTGAGACACTTAGTAGTGCCAGAGGCATGGATGGAGATTTCATGTAGTACTGGCTATAAACTGAACGGAGAATTGCGTAAGGAACATAGGCTTCTAGGGAGCTTCTTGGAAGGTAAGGTGAGATCTCACAAAGTTGGTCCAAGAAAATCAGCTTTGCAACAAGATGAGATCTGCACAGAAAGCAGAGAAGAGATTCAGATACGAGAATGATGAGAGAGAAAACAGAGAGGTCAAAAAGATATTTAACTTGATGTGAGCTGAAAGAATAAATGGTGCCACCACATATTTAACTTAATGTAAGTTTTTAAGAAATGCTTGTGGTTATGTTGAAATGGACTTCAAATGATTAACATGATTGTACGCAAACAAAAGTCGTGCAAACATGTAACTTGTATGCGTGTATGTTTATCAATGTGAGGGTACACATAACAGGCATTGCACATTTACCTATTAGCTTCACTCCAAGAATCTAACACAATACCAGAAGCAAATTTGACAAAAAGTTGCATTGCAGACTTTATACTTGCTTCAGCAGACAAACGGCTATGTATTTCAGGATCCAAAGCCTCACCAAGATGACCATTAGAGAGAGACTGTCTCTGCTGATGTTCACGTTCCAATCTCACTAACTCACTTCCTGCAATCACAGCACTCATGCACCTGCCAAGAATATTCAATTgtagaagaaaaggaatattaataataatggatGGATGAAACCATTTCATTTACTAagagttttaaaaacaaatggcaTATGCATGACCCTAATAAATTTGCAGTAAATATGGTTGCTCATCAGGTGAAACAAAAAGAAGGCAATAGCTGTTGACTTGTGTTCAAACTGAAAACCAAATTAATGTGTACAGACATCGATGATGCTCCCTCATGTAGCAAATATTATACCAAGATTAGTGGCATATGCAGTAGACCATTGGTTACAGTttcagaatttaaaaataaaatagataaatggCAGGTGGCCAGTAACCCAATCAAAAGTAATTTGAATAGAAATGCTCGTTACGGGCCCCTGACCCTGACGGCAGATCATTAGCTCATATGCACTACATGTTCAAAAAGCATTGAAGTTCTTATGTTCAGAAGAATATCCAATTGAAGTCAACCCAACATTTTAACAACATGGTGGAACAAGGAAAACCAACCTTGCCAGACAATGGATATTATTGTTGAAGCCCCCAGTGTCAACATTGAAGCCAGTAGTATTCCATATATTTGATGTCATGAAGGTGGCAAATAAATAAGGCAACAATGTCCAAGAACCATCATTTGCACCCCCAACATCTTCCAAAATTGATCTGATCCATTCAGAATCATGATCTCCAACTATATTAACACTGTTTGCCACCCCTCTTATTCTTCTGATGTCCTTCTTTTCAGGTATTTCTTCAGGTATATGCTTAACCACCCCAGAAAGTAATGAATATATCAATGGTGCACCTTCATCAAGCACGACCCCAGCAGCTTCAGCAAGAAGCTGATCAAAAGCAAGTGCTTGTCCTCCCTCAACACAAAATCCAATCACTGTGTCCAAGTCCACCATCTGCCTCGAGCATGCCTCTCTTTCTATTCTGTCACCAGAATGCATGCTGCCTGCAACAGCCTCTAACACTTCACGGTTTGACCGTAATGATGTGTCAATGCAATTCAATAGGGCTGCTGTGTGCTCTTTCATCATTCTGTCTAGCCTGTCAACTCCATAGCCACCAAATACACGAACAAAGGCTTGTAGTTCTCTGAGATCAGTGACTGATTCCGCAAAATATCCACCGACAGGCCTTGTGCTTTTAAAGCATTTGTGGATTGGTGTAAAAAGGATCCCAGCACCTGATACATCTTTGACAATGTTATCTATATACCAGTTGCAGACAACTTCAGTGGCTGACCCAGTAAGCTGCTCTGCTGGTTTTTCAAACAATTGCAGAGAAGACACAGGTCCTGAGAAGGCCTCAGTTAGTAGAACTTCTCGAATTCCATGAGTAAGGTCCATGCTGATGTGTTGCTCTGCTAGATGGACAATGCTCAGGTGCCTGTGAATCAAGGACTCTAGGACAGAAGGCCGTTGAAGATCATTGTCAGTTTTTAACACTGAAAGCAATCTCCTCCTGAAGTTGCCAAGTATGCCCTCTCTCATGTACTGCACAGAAGACTACACTGTTATAGCTGAATCCcaacaatttgatattttctgaGTCGACACGCATTTAGACCATGCTATTGCACAGAGACAGCTTATGTATTAAAAGGAAGTGAAACCAACCCCTTCCAGTTCTACATAGCTCAAATAgagaattatattaattaaaatttagctCAAAGGGGTATTCCCAAAACTTAATAGTTTTTCCTGGCTTGATACATCTCTTCCCAATTTAGTAAATTTATActtaaaagaatcaaaattaagaacaaatcaaacacaacaAAAGTGTCCTATACTGAACccgaaaaaataaacataaactcAGCATGCCTCACCTCCCTCAGAACAAagacatggtttagaacacatatAGGCTCCATATCATTCAGAACTGAACACAAGTTGGTCAACCTTTGCATCGCAGCTTCCAACCTGCCATCAGCACATGCTCAAGAATCAAGACATGCTGTATCATTGCAGattatccaagaaaaacagcacaTATTATAATGCCATACATTTTTATAGCACTATTGTTTTCAGGATAACTCTCATGGCCGGGCAATGGAAAACTAACTGCTCCCCTGGGAGATTTTGATGTAGGAATTGAAACTCTGGATGtgttattcaaataaaaagctGCCTGCTCTGGAAGAAGCTGAGATTTCCGAAAACAACAGTTTGTTAAACATTGGTAGACTTGAATATTTCCTTATTTGATATAGTAAATTAcaagtttgaaataaaaaacctgAGTCTCTAAGGCACCAAATCCTCCTTCAGAATCAAGAATATTGATCAATCCCTCCAATCCTCCCATGATAGATTCAATAAGAGACTCAACATATAGGACTGCATCACGCCCAATTTTAGTTACCTGTTTACAGTAAAGTATAAAGTAAATTTCATGaagtttccatttttttctgaTGAGAGGAAATGTGCGGCATGCATGATGGAGAGCAAGGTTGGGGCAAAAGCAGTAGTTGGGAGTCGTCCTCTTTATAAAGCATGCAATCATGCCCTCAATAAGTATGGTTCAATGCTGAGTGTTATGgattaaatgaaacaaaatcaaGTCATTCCCATTTCAATTTCTCTTagcaaaaaaattatcatttacaGCCCCTctcccaaaccaaaaaaagcaaGTTAATGGATCACCTCTTCCGGAACAATTGGAGAAGCACACTCTGGAAAGCTACTAGCAACACCAAGCCATGCACAGCAATGTTGAGGACGCCCTTCTGGTCCAAACATGGTATTCCGAAAGACCTACCATGGGCAAAGATGTTTTGTTAGTTAAAGCAGGAGcccataagaaaaaagaaagccaaAGAGGATAATAGTGGAAACAAAAAGCAACTAAGTGGGCCGCCTAAAAGTCCTATGTCCTATCTTCGGGGAGCCTATCCAGTCTGGCAATTCCCAGTTGAGTATTTTGAAGAGCCAGCCTTCACTTGAAATTAACCTGCAACACTAACAGAACTAGGTTCCTTATGGTGCTTTACTGTTCACAGTAAAGcaccttaatatatttttttaattgttttatcacAAATCCAAGTCCCAACTTAGTCACGTGACAAGCACGAGATCACGGGTTCGAGCGTTGGGGGACACACTGACAGAAGActtgtctaaaaaaataaaacagggaCAGGCGCGCATGTCTAGCCTGCTGAGCAGGCGTGGCCCAAGTGCTgggccttttattttatttttcttttgccttttttctttggtttttttttccggacattccataaaaaaattaatagatttaCTTACTCTTCAATTTTGACGTgcttcttaaataatattataaatttttatttgaattaaaaaaaatcaattattatgtgtttgatatgaaaataataatattaacaataaataatttatgataattcaattgaaatcggttgtttattattaaaatgctTACATAGATTTGgaacatgattttattacatttatgattttttaagctTTCAGTCACACAAAACATAGACatactattttgatatttttaaaaaacttgctttaacagtaataattttttttaaaaatagaaacaatgctttcaattaaaaatattgtgttGGCTAAGATAAACAAGAGATACATTGATaggaaaatttatatttataaaaacatattcaaaaCAGATATGTTTTCAGGTTTAATGACATTGCCAAAGAATTTCCTGAgacctaaaaattatttttaggtttaaaaaaatttaggtctCACTGCAACATAACATGGGCATACAAACTAGTTCTAAACTAAAATAGGTAGGAGCTTACTGCTGTAAGATGCTGGTGATAGAAATACAGCTTCTTTAGACTTCCATGCTTTGATAATTGAGATTCTAGTTCATCAACACATCTGCAATTGAAAGTGATTCATATATGTTATCTGTATATTTCAACAATATTCCATATGAACAAGGTAACCACCTGAATACAGTACAATAGAGCATGAAACATAGATGCTTTCTGGCGAAAAGAGAGAACCTATGCCTGTAGGCTTTCATAAAAACCTCAGAATTATGATTTCACCATACTATTTTCACATTTTTCTAAGCAGCCATCCTCTAACATTAATTATTGGTCTAGCACATGTTTCAAAGTTTAAAATGAAAACCAGACAGCATTAACTGGTATAATGTGCCATGCTTCCATACCCAGGAAGAGCATTTAACATTTTAGCCCAAAgtttaagctacttgatgcaaAGGTCACTGCATAAATCCACACCAAACACGAACATGATCAAAGTGGATTTCTATGCCACCACAAAAAATTTCACTCTCACAAACTGGTACATCTGGGAGTCATGGAGCACTATGCTAGAAACGAACTGTAATGAGAATAACTGTTTGTTTTAAGCTTTTCGAAATATTCCTTGAGCGCACATAagtaatttttcaaattctatTACACTTACTCcaagtaatttcaataaaataaacaatacgcTCCTCATCTCGACTTTAAGGGCTTTTGCTTGAATCTGAATGAGATCAATTCACCATCAAATAATTCAGTTGATTTTTTAACTTCACAgatataattttcataattatagTTTCTATAGTGTTAGATAATTGTATCACTCAAATCATAGTGTCGATCCCAAACTAATCACATTAGACCATGTGGATTGATTTCCTGAAGTTAGTCCAGTCATAGGCTAACTTTTCTGCAACCTAACA belongs to Populus nigra chromosome 18, ddPopNigr1.1, whole genome shotgun sequence and includes:
- the LOC133678797 gene encoding protein NAP1 isoform X2; this encodes MAKSRQHYSTHDAALSPTGVRSREWEGPSRWTEYLGPDLSSPMASRLSRNKVGSDGQVQSSGGGSHKGLNLQWVVQLTEVAEGLMAKMYRLNQILDFPDPVGHLFSESFWKAGVFPNYPRICLLLSKKFPEHFSKLQLERVDKVALDALNDGAEVHLQSLEPWVQLLLDLMAFREQALRLILDLSSTVITLLPHQNSLILHAFMDLFCSFVRVNLLSEKIPRKMMLQMYNLLHAMSRNDRDCDFYHRLVQFIDSYDPPLKGLQEDLNFVSPRIGEVLEAVGPIVFLSTDTRKLRNEEIILVFAFGLIAQVFWSLTFIIYLQVLEAVGPIIFLSTDTRKLRNEGFLSPYHPRYPDILTNSAHPMRAQDLANVTSYREWVLLGYLVCPNELLRVTSIDIALVVLKENLILAVFRDEYVLLHEDYQLYVLPQILESKKMAKSGRTKQKEADLEYSVAKQVEKMISEVHEQALLSCDAIHHERRILLKQEIGRMVLFFTDQPSLLAPNIQMVFSALALAQSEVIWYFQHVGIASSKSKASRAVPVDIDPNDPTIGFLLDGMDHLCCLVRKYIAAIRGYALSYLSSCAGRIRFLLGTPGMVALDLDASLKGLFQQIVKHLENIPKLQGENISAITCDLSEFRKDWLSILMIVTSSRSSINIRHLEKATVSTGKEGLLSEGNAAYNWSRCVDELESQLSKHGSLKKLYFYHQHLTAVFRNTMFGPEGRPQHCCAWLGVASSFPECASPIVPEEVTKIGRDAVLYVESLIESIMGGLEGLINILDSEGGFGALETQLLPEQAAFYLNNTSRVSIPTSKSPRGAVSFPLPGHESYPENNSAIKMLEAAMQRLTNLCSVLNDMEPICVLNHVFVLREYMREGILGNFRRRLLSVLKTDNDLQRPSVLESLIHRHLSIVHLAEQHISMDLTHGIREVLLTEAFSGPVSSLQLFEKPAEQLTGSATEVVCNWYIDNIVKDVSGAGILFTPIHKCFKSTRPVGGYFAESVTDLRELQAFVRVFGGYGVDRLDRMMKEHTAALLNCIDTSLRSNREVLEAVAGSMHSGDRIEREACSRQMVDLDTVIGFCVEGGQALAFDQLLAEAAGVVLDEGAPLIYSLLSGVVKHIPEEIPEKKDIRRIRGVANSVNIVGDHDSEWIRSILEDVGGANDGSWTLLPYLFATFMTSNIWNTTGFNVDTGGFNNNIHCLARCMSAVIAGSELVRLEREHQQRQSLSNGHLGEALDPEIHSRLSAEASIKSAMQLFVKFASGIVLDSWSEANRSHLVAKLIFLDQLCEISPYLPRSSLEAYVPYAILRSVYSQYYMKSPSMPLALLSVSPHHSPAISLSHASPAAKHPRGDSTPQHSGNESGFFKGSSSHSQEHLYDMDSGSLRGTDGKHRNVRRSGPLDYSSSRKVKFVEGSTSGSTGPSPLPRFAVSRSGPLMYK
- the LOC133678797 gene encoding protein NAP1 isoform X5 — its product is MDLFCSFVRVNLLSEKIPRKMMLQMYNLLHAMSRNDRDCDFYHRLVQFIDSYDPPLKGLQEDLNFVSPRIGEVLEAVGPIVFLSTDTRKLRNEEIILVFAFGLIAQVFWSLTFIIYLQVLEAVGPIIFLSTDTRKLRNEGFLSPYHPRYPDILTNSAHPMRAQDLANVTSYREWVLLGYLVCPNELLRVTSIDIALVVLKENLILAVFRDEYVLLHEDYQLYVLPQILESKKMAKSGRTKQKEADLEYSVAKQVEKMISEVHEQALLSCDAIHHERRILLKQEIGRMVLFFTDQPSLLAPNIQMVFSALALAQSEVIWYFQHVGIASSKSKASRAVPVDIDPNDPTIGFLLDGMDHLCCLVRKYIAAIRGYALSYLSSCAGRIRFLLGTPGMVALDLDASLKGLFQQIVKHLENIPKLQGENISAITCDLSQEFRKDWLSILMIVTSSRSSINIRHLEKATVSTGKEGLLSEGNAAYNWSRCVDELESQLSKHGSLKKLYFYHQHLTAVFRNTMFGPEGRPQHCCAWLGVASSFPECASPIVPEEVTKIGRDAVLYVESLIESIMGGLEGLINILDSEGGFGALETQLLPEQAAFYLNNTSRVSIPTSKSPRGAVSFPLPGHESYPENNSAIKMLEAAMQRLTNLCSVLNDMEPICVLNHVFVLREYMREGILGNFRRRLLSVLKTDNDLQRPSVLESLIHRHLSIVHLAEQHISMDLTHGIREVLLTEAFSGPVSSLQLFEKPAEQLTGSATEVVCNWYIDNIVKDVSGAGILFTPIHKCFKSTRPVGGYFAESVTDLRELQAFVRVFGGYGVDRLDRMMKEHTAALLNCIDTSLRSNREVLEAVAGSMHSGDRIEREACSRQMVDLDTVIGFCVEGGQALAFDQLLAEAAGVVLDEGAPLIYSLLSGVVKHIPEEIPEKKDIRRIRGVANSVNIVGDHDSEWIRSILEDVGGANDGSWTLLPYLFATFMTSNIWNTTGFNVDTGGFNNNIHCLARCMSAVIAGSELVRLEREHQQRQSLSNGHLGEALDPEIHSRLSAEASIKSAMQLFVKFASGIVLDSWSEANRSHLVAKLIFLDQLCEISPYLPRSSLEAYVPYAILRSVYSQYYMKSPSMPLALLSVSPHHSPAISLSHASPAAKHPRGDSTPQHSGNESGFFKGSSSHSQEHLYDMDSGSLRGTDGKHRNVRRSGPLDYSSSRKVKFVEGSTSGSTGPSPLPRFAVSRSGPLMYK